The genomic region ACTGATAATCGGTGTCTGGGTTGCTACTTTGACCATACTATCTCACCTCCCCTTGAGTATTGCTACTCTGAGATGTGAGTGGTTTGGTAATTGTCACTTTTTTCACATGACTGAGACCCTGACTAGTCATCTCAATCCAATAATCAACCACAGAGATCAAGGGATCTAAACGATGGCTAATGATCAGAAAACTTCTTCCCTGATTTCTCTCCTCCACAATCCACTTGCAAAAATAATGGCAGGCTCTATCATCCAAACCTGCAAAAGGTTCATCTAGCAAAATCACAGACGCCTTGCTGGTCAAGATGGTCAAGAGCTGAAGAATCTTTTGCTGGCCACCACTTAATTGATAGGGACTCTTATCAAATGCCTGCTCCAGATCAAAATATTGTAAAGCTTGGAGAATCCGCTGATTTCTTTCAGAGTCTGGACTATCTAATTGCAGTTCCTCTCGCAGACTGACTCTGATAAACTGCTTCTCAGCTTCCTGAACAACACCCGTCAGGTCACGATACAAACTCTTTTTCTTTTTCAGGACTGTCCCCTTCCAGGTAATGCGCCCCTTATACTTTTGAAATTGAAGAATAGATCGAAAGAGGGTTGATTTCCCGACACCATTATCACCCAAGATACAGGAAATCCCTTGGTAAAATGTGAAATCCGCAATTGAAAAGAGGGGATGCTTATCCAGCTCACAAGTTGTTCGATCCATATGGAATAGTTCTGGGCTAGAAGCAATCTCCTTTGAAACAGCCTGTGTC from Streptococcus mitis NCTC 12261 harbors:
- a CDS encoding ATP-binding cassette domain-containing protein, whose amino-acid sequence is MGLELRAIQSPIFPEPLDFTFHAQAFTLLVGSSGSGKSSLFQMIAQVSSLPYSGQVLINGSEVSQLSIIERVQTVGILFQNPNHQFTMENLFEELIFTLENIGHPVQEIDSKIADVVRQCRCEKILHRPIHHLSGGEKQKAALAVLFAMNPRVYLLDEPFASIDRKSRIEILEILKELASNGKTVILCDHDLSDYEAYIDHMVELRDGQLTKINQIPASEMTQAVSKEIASSPELFHMDRTTCELDKHPLFSIADFTFYQGISCILGDNGVGKSTLFRSILQFQKYKGRITWKGTVLKKKKSLYRDLTGVVQEAEKQFIRVSLREELQLDSPDSERNQRILQALQYFDLEQAFDKSPYQLSGGQQKILQLLTILTSKASVILLDEPFAGLDDRACHYFCKWIVEERNQGRSFLIISHRLDPLISVVDYWIEMTSQGLSHVKKVTITKPLTSQSSNTQGEVR